The genomic segment catcacaagcatggaaattgaaactgtaatcaaaaatcttccagcaaacaaaagccccggtccagacggcttcacagctgaattctaccaaaaatttagagaagagctaacacctatcctgctcaaactcttccagaaaattgcagaggaaggtaaacttccaaactcattctatgaggccaccatcaccctaataccaaaacctgacaaagatcccacaaaaaaagaaaactacaggccaatatcactgatgaacatagatgcaaaaatccttaacaaaattctagcaatcagaatccaacaacacattaaaaagatcatacaccatgatcaagtgggctttatcccagggatgcaaggattcttcaatatccgcaaatcaatcaatgtaatacaccacattaacaaattgaaaaataaaaaccatatgattatctcaatagatgcagagaaagcctttgacaaaattcaacatccatttatgataaaaactctccagaaagcaggaatagaaggaacatacctcaacataataaaagctatatatgacaaacccactgcaaacattatcctcaatggtgaaaaattgaaagcatttcctctaaagtcaggaacaagacaagggtgcccactttcaccattactattcaacatagttttggaagttttggccacagcaatcagagcagaaaaagaaataaaaggaatccaaattggaaaagaagaagtaaaactctcactatttgcagatgacatgatcctctacatagaaaaccctaaagagtccaccagaaaattactagaaataatcaatgactacagtaaagttgcaggatataaaatcaacacacagaaatcccttgcattcctatacactaataatgagaaaacagaaagagaaattaaggaaacaattccattcaccattgcaacggaaagaataaaatacttaggaatatatctacctaaagaaactaaagacctatatatagaaaactataaaacactggtgaaagaaatcaaagaggacactaatagatggagaaatataccatgttcatggattggaagaatcaatatagtgaaaatgagtatactacccaaagcaatttatagattcaacgcaatccctatcaagctaccaacagtattcttcacagagctagaacaaataatttcacaatttgtatggaaatacaaaaaacctcgaatagccaaagcgatcttgagaaagaagaatggaactggaggaatcaacttacctgacttcaggctctactacaaagccacagttatcaagacagtatggtactggcacaaagacagaaatattgatcaatggaataaaatagaaagcccagagataaatccacgcacatatggacaccttatcttcgacaaaggaggcaagaatatacaatggattaaagacaatctctttaacaagtggtgctgggaaatctggtcaaccacttgtaaaagaatgaaactggaccactttctaacaccatacacaaaaataaactcaaaatggattaaagatctaaacgtaagaccagaaactataaaactcctagaggagaacataggcaaaacactctccgacatacatcacagcaggatcctctatgacccacctcccagaatattggaaataaaagcaaaaataaacaaatgggacctaattaaccttaaaagcttctgcacatcaaaggaaactattagcaaggtgaaaagacagtcttcagaatgggagaaaataatagcaaatgaagcaaccgacaaacaactaatctcaaaaatatacaagcaactcctacagctcaactccagaaaaataaacgacccaatcaaaaaatgggccaaagaactaaatagacatttctccaaaaaagacatacagatggctaacaaacacatgaaaagatgctcaacatcactcattatcagagaaatgcaaatcaaaaccactatgaggtaccatttcacaccagtcagaatggctgcgatccaaaagtctacaaataataaatgctggagagggtgtggagaaaagggaaccctcttacactgttggtgggaatgcaaactagtacagccactatggagaacagtgtggagattccttaaaaaactggaaatagaactgccttatgatccagcaatcccactgctgggcatacacactgaggaaaccagaagggaaagagacacgtgtaccccaatgttcatcgcagcactgtttataatagccaagacgtggaagcaacctagatgtccatcagcagatgaatggataagaaagctgtggtacatatacacaatggagtattactcagccattaaaaagaatacatttgaatcagttctaatgaggtggatgaaactggagcctattatacagagtgaagtaagccagaaggaaaaacataaatacagtatactaacgcatatatatggaatttagaaagatggtaacaataacccggtgtacgagacagcaaaagagacactgatgtatagaacagtcttatggactctgtgggagagggagagggtgggaagatgtgagagaatggcagtgaaacatgtacaatatcatgtaggaaacgagttgccagtccaggttcgatgcatgatgctggatgcttggggctggtgcactgggacggcccagagggatggtatggggagggaggagggaggagggttcgggatggggaacacatgtatacctgtggcggattcattttgatatttggcaaaactaatacaattatgtaaagtttaaaaataaaataaaattggaaggaaaaaaaaaaaattttcattttcttgacttCAGTGACACCTAAaaagttttgtgtattttttattaattttttctaaatTCCCTATTGATTCCAATAGGTTTTGGAGAAGATTTACTCTTTAATCAGAGTCTAactcataactttttttttttttctattgacttagggttaaaaaaaaaaaaaaataaaaaaaataaaaacatcatagTACGCTTTAAGCACATGAGGAAGAGAATAATTCAGAAATCAGTACTGTCACATGGTACGAGATAATTATTCTTCACAGGAATGATTCAGTGGGGGTGGTGGTAGGAGGAACATCTTCTTAACAGAGTCTCTCTGAATAACCCAAGCAGACACTCTGGCTTTAGGAAATCCAGATTACCAGAGCTGCAGCCAAGGAGTCACTGTTTGCCCCTTTCACACTGTATCGCAAAAACTCGTTTGCATTTTTATCCATTATGAGGttattgggttttcttttttctgtagtATCATTATTAAAGactacatacatttaaaaaaccgTGTTGTTTAATATAGATTTgaatatgttttcctttaatataCTCACTAGGTTGAAACTCAGATGAATATACAATAGAAATACTTCTTTCCATTCCCTCACCAAAAGCCCAGCCCTCCAAGTTTCCCTCTCAGAAGCAACCAATATTATCtggtaaaaaagagaaagaaaaagaaagaaggaaagaaagaaaactgccttttttttttttttttttttgagggattgCTATCGTATTACAGGGAAGACTGAGTTTTATTGTGATTGTTCCTTCATAGTTATTAAGtcatgaaaaaaatgttatgaCATTAAGTTATGAAGTAATACATTTGCCCTTCTGGTTTGTAGTTGTTACTAACCCATGAAGGAAGTCTTATAATGAAACTTTGTTTTGCCCCATCTCATATTTGGTAATATTATATAACCTTTAAAGAACTTGTCTTGAGTACAGTGAGCATGCTCtcaagtatttgcaaatgattaaatctgtattttaaacagACTCAAGAATGGTTGCTGCAGAAGGGGGTTTAGTACTTTATtaacactgagctggaagaagcacaagctggaatcaagattgcatggagaaatagcaatcacctcagatatgcagatgacaccacccttatggcagaaagtgaagaggaactaaagagcctcttgatgaaagtgaaagtggagagtgaaaaagttggcttaaagctcaacattcagaaaactaaaatcatggcatctggtcccatcacttcatgggaaatagatggggaaacagtggaaaacagtgtcagactttgttttttgggggctcctaaatcactgcagatggtgactgcagccatgaaattaaaagatgcttactccttggaagaaaagttatgaccaacgtagatagcatattgaaaagcagagacattactttgtgaacaaaggtccatctcgtcaaggctatggtttttccagtggtcatgtatggatgtgagagttggactgtgaagaaagctgagcgctgaagaattgatgcttttgaactgtggtgttggagaagactcttgagagtcccttggactgcaaggagatccaaccagtccattctaaagatcagccctgggatttcttttgaaggaatgatgctaaagctgaaactccagtactttggccacctcatgtgaagagttgactcattggaaaagactctgatgttgggagggattgggggcaggaggagaaggggacgacagaggatgagatggctggatggcatcaccgactcgatggacgtgagtttgagtgaactccgggagatggtgatggacagggaggcctggcgtgctgcgattcatggggtcacaaagagtcggacacgactgagtgactgaactgaactgaatattataatACTTTACTTATTAGAAAATAATCCAattcttaaaaattgtttaaaggaAGTCAGAATTCCATGTATAAAATGCCATAAAGAATCATATTCGTGGAAAATGTTGTGGAATTATTTTGACTACATCTTAAcgttaatttaaaattttacagttgATAGTGACCGCCTTAAAGCAACAGGAGTATTTTAACCATCATAAATcccaagaaggaaaaagtaagttTACTTGCTGAGTGAGTTGATGTCCAGCAACAAATAGATATCTTTCCACTAGGctatttccagatgtacaatatTCGTTTCTTCTAACCTCTCAGTCTTCAGCTGAGCCAATATTGTGCGACTGTGTAGAAGTTTAAGAGAACACTCTAGTTAGAAGGACTTAGGAAATATTTGAATACATTCTATGCCAAAGCTAAATCACGTAGACCATAGCTAGTAAACCACGGGATAAAAAGTATCCCAACTTTGCATCCCTTGAGCATGCATGGCTTGGATAGAAAATGACATATAACATGACATAGTTTAAACGGTAAGCATGTTAAGTGTGACACAAAACCGTTAATCATCAGCATAAAGACTGACTCAAAATTGGGGAGATAAACGGGAAGTAAATTGAAAGtcataaaatttctaaaagatcTTAGACACAATATAATTTGATTCTCTTGTTACAAGAGAAACTGAGATCTAGAGAAGTTAGGATTACATAGATTATACAGACTCTTCAGATCAGTGTACTGAAGAGCTAGAACCTGAACCAGGTAATCTGACACCTAGATCAAGGCATTCTGCACTCTAATAATATGTCAGgagataaatattttctaatttttaagagagtattttatatttttctcttgacGAATCATTTCCAGAAGTCTTGTCTAACCTTCTAGGTTAGTTAGAAGGGAGCTCTTCTTGTGGGCTCCCAGATGACCTCTGCCTACCCCAATTTTAACTCTGGTACAATGTTTTGACTTGTGAAGTACCTGTGTCCCCTTATTAGATTGTAAACTCCCTGAGAGTTGGGAGTGACTCACTCCTCATTGCATCCTAGTAACTaccacagtgcttggcacacattGAATAAGTAATGAGAAAATACTAGTTAAATTGATCTTTCCTTGAAATCCTTTAAAGGGGCACCATGATCTGAACTTTGCCTGCTTCTCTAGCTTCATACCCCCAAATTGTGGCACAAAATTGCTAATCTCATTCTGTGCAAACATCAGTTTCTGGTTGTATGGTTTTGTTCAAACAATCCTTTTCCCCACACCTCTCCCTACCACACTCTGCCCTCAAACACACATATGTTCCACTGCATTAACTGTCTGGAATCATTTCCTCCTGGAAGTCTTTCTTGATTCATAACTTCTCCCAACCTAAATTGGATTAATCCTATTCTGAGCTCCAGTAATTCCTTGTGCATGCATCTCTACACTACACACATCACATTATGAGGCAGTTTCATAAACACTGCATCCACGTTCTGTTTTATTCATGTTGGAATCTCCAAGATTAGTGCACTCAGGCACACAGATGATTTTAAAATGCgatttaaacaaaaagaatacattaatAGAGAAGGAATCTTGGCACAGGGTGAAGTTTAAGGAAAGTATAGATATGGAACTGCAAATAATTGGATATTCAGTATATTTTCCtaagaaagaactaaaaaaaaaaaaatagaaaaaggctTTCAATTGTGAGGTTACATTCAAATCACAAAACAAACTTTTATGTAAAAGGACAGTAAAACACtatttggcaatttttttttacgAAGACAGTGATTAGGAACTACAATGGCAAGCCTTTCATGTAAATACTAATGTACTGGTTATCATAGGACAAAAAGGCACTTTTAAGCATGTTTACAACATATACTAAGATGAAGAAAAACCAGAGGTTAAACTATATTCAAAACCTGTCCCCCAAATGTCCGACACTACAAGGCATCGGTTTTATTCCCAAATTGGTGCACAAACCTTTTTCTTTGCAATCCATCTTTATTGTTATATTACATAACATAAAATACAATCATTTTAACCAATTTTATTctttaagtatagttgacttacaatggtGTTAGTTTCGGATTTACAGTGAAGTGGTTCAGATTCGTTCCCCTtacagattattacaaaatactgagtataattCCGTGTACCATACAGCATGTCCTtaatggttatctattttatatataatggtatGTACCTGTTACTCAAAAATGCCGAATTTATCCGTCCCTCTCCACCACTTAAACCACTTTAAAAAGTGCAGTTTAGTGTTATTAAGCGCCATCACCACTAAACACCCACAATTGTAAAACACTCGCTTCAGCCGCAACTTCCTTCTTTTCAACTTTGCTTTTGTAACACACTTAGCTCTCCGCACCACAAAAGGTTCAGAAACTAGGGAGAATGAAGCAAAGGATTATACTTCTCGGGATCCGTCAAGGGAATCGAAAAGCTACGTTCAGGCGTCCGTCGCCAAGCAGTAACCATAGCAACGCAGATACCTCCCCTCAAAGGCAGCAACTGAgcgccgcccccctcccccctccgaAGCGGCAGCTGTCCCTTCCCTTCCTACTGCTTAAGGACCAGGCTCTTCACCCCGGACTGGAGGCAGAAGGTgaggaagagggaaaaataaatgacaaagcgAGAACTACAGCCCAGCAATCGCTCTCCTCGCCCTCCCTCTTATCCCGAGAACGAGCTCTCAGCCTCCTCACGCCCGCAATCCGGCCCGTCCCGGGGGCCAGCGCCTTTTATTGACGCCAACTTCCCGTTCTCGCGGGAGTTTGGGAGCCTGAGCCCGATAGGGTGGACACAGCTCTCAAAATCTCAGTCTGCGCTGGGTCTGGAACCGAGGCCCGGGAGCGCACCgcgcgcggggggcggggcgcaGGCCTGGGAGGGCGGGGCCTCGCCTGGCGAGGGGAGGGCGCGGCCGGCAGGGCGGCCAGGGGGCGGGGCCGTGGCCGGGACCTGTGGCTCGCAGGTAGCGCGGCCCGCGGCGCTCCCTCGGGCACCGGCGCACTGCGCATGCTCTCTGGCCGCGCGGGGCAGCTCGCCGGGCGGCGGTTACGAGCCGGCTCCTCAGCGGCGGAGGTTGCGGTGCTGCGACGGCGATGTGAGGGGCCCGCGGCGGGATGGTGCTGACCCGGGCGGGGCCGCCTCCTTCCACAGAGACCGCGGGCTCCTCGGTTCGACGGGCGGCGGCCGAGCCGGGCGAGAGGTGAGCGCTCGACGTCCGGCCGTCCCGGGCCGCGACCCCCGCGACCCTCTTCGTGTCCCCTCCCCGCGGCCCGGCGGGGAGCGGCCTCCTCTGCGCCCGGTCCTCGCTCGCGGCTCCGGCCCTTCCCGGCCGCTCCGGGTTGGAGCCGGCGCCGGGCCGCTGAAGGTCGGCGGGGACGGCCGGCGGGCGCGCTCGGGCTGTGGAGCCGCGCTGCCTGCCGCTCCTCGGGCCCGACCCTCGCGCGGCCCCCGAGCCCCCGGCCGCTCTTCGCCCCCTGCCCGTCCTCGCGTCTTGCTCCCTGCCGCGCCGCGCCCCTCATCCCCGGCGGCCCCTCCGTGGGAGGCGGGGTGCCCCTgggtcccctccctcctctgggcGCCCCCAGGCCGGCTCTTCGCTCGCCGCCGGTTCCCTTCTCCGCTCCCTCTGTCATTCCTCCCTTGGCTCTGTCTGTCCGTTTCCCCTCTTCGGTTCTTCGCCTTTCCCGTCTTGCGTTAGCTTCTGACAGGGTTTTGCTTCAGCATCTCTCGGCGCAGGACTTCATCTTCGGAGGCCCCGGCGCCCCGAATCCTTCCTCTCTGCCCCGACTTCACCGCCTCTCCGTCTGACGGTCCCTCCCTGTCCTCCCGCCTCTCTCCATCCTGTCCCCAACCCTTAACTCTCGAACCTTGATCTTTTTTCCTCACTAAAACTTGTTGTTTTCTCGTTTGCATAGGTCGAGTCTCTTAACTCCTGtccattttactttttatgaaATCTCTGAAGAGTTCTAGTCTCTTTTACTTTCTACCTAAACTAGGTAACTCCTCAGTATCCTTAGTTCAGTTGACAGTTTCATGAAATCTTTCTTCACGGACTGGAAGTACCAACAGGAGTGACAGTAGCCGTAACCTGTTACACTTAACTGATCGAACCTTTAATTTTCAAGAATTGTGTTTACCTGACATGTCAAGAAGAAGCAACTTGAGGAGAGGCTTGGTGAAAATATAAAGGCTAACCTCCAGACCTAAGGTTAAATTTTGGAGATTTTATTGTCCAACAGGAAATACAATTGTCCAAGAACGAATATTAAGTGAAATTTATCAAAAAATTAGTTACTAATTTGATGTTTTGTACATTTACCATTGCAGTTGACCGCATCATTTTTGTGATGGTCTCTGTTCTCTGCACTAAGTGCTAACAGTTTTTACTAGCTTAGGGAATTAGTGTTCTTACTAAAGGAGAAATTTAGTAAGGGGACAGAAGTATTAAATTTGTGAATTGGGTAAAAGAACTTTATAAACAGTTGGGGAgggtttttttcctccatttcatTGTGATCAAAATTTGGCTTATAAAAAACTTCTCTATATAAATAACATTGTAGGATCTTATTTTGAAGGCATCTGCTGAAGCAGTCACTCTCAGTGAAGTTTGCCTTTATTCTAGGGCCGAGGAGCAACTGGATTATGTATTTCATTCTGTAATCTCAAAGCAGCCCACAAACAGTAAATTCTTCATGTTTCTGTGTCAGGTAGGAattgaaattttctgtttctgtagtACAGAAGGGAAGCACCAAGGCAAAAATGTGTAGTTTCTTATTTGACATGATATTAGTATAAAAGTAGAACTTGATGTTGTGAAACCACACCTCTTTTGGAAGAAGCAGCAGTTGTTGTGTATGGTAGGAGGTGATGAACtcagcttttaagattttttaaaatgatttttccagTGCAGGTAGAGATAACTGCTGCTTCTGAAGGAAATCTTCCCGTCTTTCAAAGGCGAGTCCTTCTATTTCTAGGTAACTatttattaaaaaagtaaatgcttACACATTCTTGTTGGTATTTATAGTAAGTTGATTCTGTGCTCTTAGAAATGACAATAAAGATTCGTGGCGGACAATGGGCACATGGCTGGATGTCAGAGGATCTACACTCTTAGGATGACTCATGACATTAATTTGTAGAAGTCACTTAACCTGTGTACCTCCAGTGTCTCTCCTTACAATATATGAGTAAACAAGTGGCTACCCACTAATCTTTGAAAACCAAAGTAAACGCTCATAATTTAAGCATGCTTAGGGCCACCACAGACAAAAATTGCTATATAAAACACTTAGTTTTTGTCTCTTTTAGACTATGTCGTAAGAGTAAAATTGAATGCTTaaatcctcctgctgctgctgctgctaagttgctccagtcgtgtccgactctgtgcgaccccacagacagcagcctaccaggctcccccgtccctgggattctccaggcaagaacactggagtgggttgccatttcttcctccagtgtttgaaagtgaaatgtgaaagtgaagtcgctcagtcgtgtctgactcttagccaccccatagactgcagcacaccaggctcctctgtccatgggatttttcaggcaagagtattggagtggggtaccattacCTAGATCACTGcaatttagttgtttttttttttttttagtttcagacTTAAGTGAAAAGTTTAGTAGCATGTGTTATAAACGTGGACTAGTTTAGATGAATCTTCATATGCAGTGAAACAAACACTGCCACATTCAGTATGTTTGCCAGAATTtgacactgaaaatttaaagttAACAATGTTTTGGTAACTTCCATGAATTTCTCTTGTCTTACAGTTTATCTTTGTGTTCTGTAGATATAGACATTTGAGAGTGGAGATTCTTTAGGGGATAGAAAAGGCAAGGATTTCCTTTGATTCGAAGTATTAAGAATGATTAAAAGTGAGTTTTGTGATATGTTCTATTGtgtgtttaaataaatgaatggagatGGGAGCATATGTCTGAAGTGAGTaatgttgtttcctttttttccttgagTTGTTTGTCAGGAAGGAGGTTTTGAAATGAATATGAGTAAGAAGCAAAGTGGTAgtacagaaaaagcattcctAATGGGCCCAGTGGATTTTCAGAGAAGTTGGGAAGCACAAGTTGTTAGGCAGGTCTGGATTTTTCAGAAGGAATATAGTGAAATATCTTCACAGTGggttttaccattttatttttaaagattcccaTTTTTTTAATAGGTTCATACTTGGTTGTCAGTGATGTTCTAAATTTAATAACAATGAGCCTCTTTTATCTTAATGGAAATATGAAAAGTGTCAGGTCC from the Bos taurus isolate L1 Dominette 01449 registration number 42190680 breed Hereford chromosome 9, ARS-UCD2.0, whole genome shotgun sequence genome contains:
- the LOC112448013 gene encoding collagen alpha-1(I) chain, with product MTEGAEKGTGGERRAGLGAPRGGRGPRGTPPPTEGPPGMRGAARQGARREDGQGAKSGRGLGGRARVGPEERQAARLHSPSAPAGRPRRPSAARRRLQPGAAGKGRSRERGPGAEEAAPRRAAGRGHEEGRGGRGPGRPDVERSPLARLGRRPSNRGARGLCGRRRPRPGQHHPAAGPSHRRRSTATSAAEEPARNRRPASCPARPESMRSAPVPEGAPRAALPASHRSRPRPRPLAALPAAPSPRQARPRPPRPAPRPPRAVRSRASVPDPAQTEILRAVSTLSGSGSQTPARTGSWRQ